TTTCCGTGGCTACAAGAATCAGCATCGAATTCAGATAGACCAGCTCACGGCGTTTATCGGAAAAAATGATGCGGGAAAGTCCTCCATATTTGATGCCTTGGCCGTTTTTTTTGA
This sequence is a window from Candidatus Cloacimonadota bacterium. Protein-coding genes within it:
- a CDS encoding ATP-binding protein; amino-acid sequence: MFLKEVVLQNFRGYKNQHRIQIDQLTAFIGKNDAGKSSIFDALAVFF